Proteins co-encoded in one Melanotaenia boesemani isolate fMelBoe1 chromosome 23, fMelBoe1.pri, whole genome shotgun sequence genomic window:
- the LOC121634901 gene encoding zinc finger protein 2 homolog isoform X1, with product MESTYQVENTDIFLPLSSLRLLIPPLRLLSAAMWQVAQRRDVLDYEKLDEFVTLVTGTVPDLLSPKQRGKLLLRLRAKIILELCKSEETANMLCVQPHLERIHPPGYSGSGDAEVDAEEAIFVELTQTLLKDPAERKHFYQEVFPVEYGLSYDTDMQLLVWEFLSKLEKLLPVPDLGQTVSWLTSAPSVLKDCLQALSNPDDLRSLLQHHKSLESLSSQSTTVEMSTQVFACSECPFFHMQESFLLQHIEHSHPEQYSKLQKAAEAAETLKKKLQRPKFPQPFPIHDRPDPHMCQDCGKTFTRASDVTRHQRTHTGERPYTCEECMKGFKNSWDLTRHQRIHTGERPFLCSQCGKRFTQMGLLKLHFQRTACGQTCNPPLDLTTEVVVAEETSAKATGLYKCQKCDESFSSILERLRHRQRHVVRRQYKCSLCEKIYSRASDLKRHQMKHTGERPFACECGKSFTHVWLLNKHQQIHARERPYPCAECGKSFTQLQILNRHLLTHNGRRPFQCSACEKSFTQLASLTRHERIHTGERPYVCSTCDKTFLTNGELIRHQRTHSNLRPFSCPQCTKSFKTKRSQIEHLNSHTGERPFACMHCGKRFTKSTSLIRHNLTHTGERPHGCSQCGKAFITSGELLLHKRTHTGERPYPCSYCEKRFRCSSDLNMHIRTHTGEKPHHCVLCKKGFSTSTRLKRHMHTHVEKDIVVESLSL from the exons ATGGAAAGCACCTACCAAGTGGAAAACACAG ATATATTCCTCCCGCTGTCGTCCCTGAGGCTGCTGATCCCTCCTCTGCGGCTGCTTTCTGCTGCGATGTGGCAGGTGGCTCAGCGGAGAGACGTTCTCGATTATGAAAAACTTGATGAGTTTGTGACACTGGTGACAGGAactgtccctgacctgctcAGTCCAAAGCAACGAGGGAAACTGCTTCTCCGTCTGCGAGCCAAG ATTATTCTTGAGTTGTGCAAAAGTGAGGAAACAGCCAACATGTTATGTGTACAGCCTCACCTAGAGCGAATTCACCCACCAGGATACTCAGGG AGTGGGGATGCAGAGGTGGATGCAGAGGAGGCCATTTTTGTGGAGTTAACCCAAACACTACTGAAAGATCCAGCAGAGAGGAAGCACTTTTACCAG GAGGTTTTCCCTGTAGAATACGGCCTCAGTTACGATACAGACATGCAGCTTCTTGTGTGGGAGTTTCTTTCCAAACTAGAAAAACTTCTGCCAGTGCCAGACCTCGGTCAG ACTGTTTCTTGGCTGACCTCTGCCCCATCTGTACTGAAGGACTGTTTGCAAGCTCTGTCCaatcctgatgacctgaggtCTCTTCTACAGCACCATAAAAGTCTTGAGTCTCTTAGTTCTCAAA GTACCACAGTGGAAATGTCCACTCAGGTCTTTGCCTGCTCCGAGTGTCCATTCTTCCACATGCAGGAAtccttcctgctgcagcacatcgAGCACAGTCACCCGGAGCAGTACAGCAAACTGCAGAAGGCTGCAGAAGCAGCCGAGACCCTCAAAAAGAAGCTCCAGCGTCCCAAATTCCCACAGCCCTTCCCCATCCACGATCGGCCTGACCCTCACATGTGCCAAGACTGCGGCAAAACATTCACACGCGCCTCAGATGTGACCCGTCACCAGCGCACCCACACGGGTGAGCGCCCATACACCTGTGAGGAATGTATGAAGGGCTTCAAGAACTCTTGGGATCTGACTAGACATCAGCGTATTCACACCGGGGAGCGCCCCTTCCTCTGCTCCCAGTGTGGGAAAAGGTTCACCCAGATGGGGTTGCTCAAGCTGCATTTCCAACGGACCGCCTGCGGCCAGACTTGCAACCCTCCACTAGACCTCACGACAGAGGTGGTGGTGGCAGAGGAGACATCGGCGAAAGCGACTGGTCTGTACAAATGCCAGAAATGTGACGAGAGCTTCAGCAGCATCCTGGAAAGACTGAGGCACAGGCAGAGGCACGTGGTAAGACGCCAGTACAAATGCTCTCTGTGTGAGAAGATCTACAGCCGAGCATCAGATCTCAAGAGACACCAGATGAAGCACACGGGTGAGCGGCCCTTTGCCTGTGAGTGCGGGAAGAGCTTCACACATGTGTGGCTTCTGAACAAACACCAGCAGATCCACGCCAGGGAGCGCCCGTACCCCTGTGCAGAGTGTGGAAAGAGTTTCACGCAGCTCCAGATCCTCAACAGGCACCTGCTGACTCACAACGGCCGGCGACCTTTCCAGTGCTCAGCCTGTGAAAAGAGCTTCACCCAGCTGGCTAGTCTCACACGCCACGAAAGAATCCACACAGGTGAGAGACCGTATGTCTGCAGTACATGCGACAAGACATTCCTCACAAACGGAGAGCTTATAAGACACCAGCGAACCCACAGCAACCTTCGACCCTTCAGCTGTCCCCAGTGCACAAAGAGCTTCAAAACTAAACGTTCTCAAATCGAACACCTCAACAGCCACACAGGCGAACGTCCATTTGCGTGCATGCACTGTGGAAAGAGGTTCACCAAGTCAACTTCACTCATACGGCATAATCTTACCCACACAGGGGAGCGACCTCACGGCTGCTCACAATGCGGCAAAGCCTTCATCACATCGGGTGAGCTGCTCCTTCACAAACGGACCCACACAGGAGAACGTCCATATCCATGTTCCTACTGCGAGAAGAGGTTTAGATGCTCCTCTGACCTCAACATGCACATTCGAACACACACTGGGGAGAAGCCGCACCACTGTGTGCTTTGCAAGAAGGGCTTCTCTACATCCACTCGGCTGAAGagacacatgcatacgcacgtgGAGAAGGACATAGTTGTGGAATCATTAAGTCTCTGA
- the LOC121634901 gene encoding zinc finger protein 2 homolog isoform X2 has translation MAINVVDIFLPLSSLRLLIPPLRLLSAAMWQVAQRRDVLDYEKLDEFVTLVTGTVPDLLSPKQRGKLLLRLRAKIILELCKSEETANMLCVQPHLERIHPPGYSGSGDAEVDAEEAIFVELTQTLLKDPAERKHFYQEVFPVEYGLSYDTDMQLLVWEFLSKLEKLLPVPDLGQTVSWLTSAPSVLKDCLQALSNPDDLRSLLQHHKSLESLSSQSTTVEMSTQVFACSECPFFHMQESFLLQHIEHSHPEQYSKLQKAAEAAETLKKKLQRPKFPQPFPIHDRPDPHMCQDCGKTFTRASDVTRHQRTHTGERPYTCEECMKGFKNSWDLTRHQRIHTGERPFLCSQCGKRFTQMGLLKLHFQRTACGQTCNPPLDLTTEVVVAEETSAKATGLYKCQKCDESFSSILERLRHRQRHVVRRQYKCSLCEKIYSRASDLKRHQMKHTGERPFACECGKSFTHVWLLNKHQQIHARERPYPCAECGKSFTQLQILNRHLLTHNGRRPFQCSACEKSFTQLASLTRHERIHTGERPYVCSTCDKTFLTNGELIRHQRTHSNLRPFSCPQCTKSFKTKRSQIEHLNSHTGERPFACMHCGKRFTKSTSLIRHNLTHTGERPHGCSQCGKAFITSGELLLHKRTHTGERPYPCSYCEKRFRCSSDLNMHIRTHTGEKPHHCVLCKKGFSTSTRLKRHMHTHVEKDIVVESLSL, from the exons ATGGCTATAAACGTTGTAG ATATATTCCTCCCGCTGTCGTCCCTGAGGCTGCTGATCCCTCCTCTGCGGCTGCTTTCTGCTGCGATGTGGCAGGTGGCTCAGCGGAGAGACGTTCTCGATTATGAAAAACTTGATGAGTTTGTGACACTGGTGACAGGAactgtccctgacctgctcAGTCCAAAGCAACGAGGGAAACTGCTTCTCCGTCTGCGAGCCAAG ATTATTCTTGAGTTGTGCAAAAGTGAGGAAACAGCCAACATGTTATGTGTACAGCCTCACCTAGAGCGAATTCACCCACCAGGATACTCAGGG AGTGGGGATGCAGAGGTGGATGCAGAGGAGGCCATTTTTGTGGAGTTAACCCAAACACTACTGAAAGATCCAGCAGAGAGGAAGCACTTTTACCAG GAGGTTTTCCCTGTAGAATACGGCCTCAGTTACGATACAGACATGCAGCTTCTTGTGTGGGAGTTTCTTTCCAAACTAGAAAAACTTCTGCCAGTGCCAGACCTCGGTCAG ACTGTTTCTTGGCTGACCTCTGCCCCATCTGTACTGAAGGACTGTTTGCAAGCTCTGTCCaatcctgatgacctgaggtCTCTTCTACAGCACCATAAAAGTCTTGAGTCTCTTAGTTCTCAAA GTACCACAGTGGAAATGTCCACTCAGGTCTTTGCCTGCTCCGAGTGTCCATTCTTCCACATGCAGGAAtccttcctgctgcagcacatcgAGCACAGTCACCCGGAGCAGTACAGCAAACTGCAGAAGGCTGCAGAAGCAGCCGAGACCCTCAAAAAGAAGCTCCAGCGTCCCAAATTCCCACAGCCCTTCCCCATCCACGATCGGCCTGACCCTCACATGTGCCAAGACTGCGGCAAAACATTCACACGCGCCTCAGATGTGACCCGTCACCAGCGCACCCACACGGGTGAGCGCCCATACACCTGTGAGGAATGTATGAAGGGCTTCAAGAACTCTTGGGATCTGACTAGACATCAGCGTATTCACACCGGGGAGCGCCCCTTCCTCTGCTCCCAGTGTGGGAAAAGGTTCACCCAGATGGGGTTGCTCAAGCTGCATTTCCAACGGACCGCCTGCGGCCAGACTTGCAACCCTCCACTAGACCTCACGACAGAGGTGGTGGTGGCAGAGGAGACATCGGCGAAAGCGACTGGTCTGTACAAATGCCAGAAATGTGACGAGAGCTTCAGCAGCATCCTGGAAAGACTGAGGCACAGGCAGAGGCACGTGGTAAGACGCCAGTACAAATGCTCTCTGTGTGAGAAGATCTACAGCCGAGCATCAGATCTCAAGAGACACCAGATGAAGCACACGGGTGAGCGGCCCTTTGCCTGTGAGTGCGGGAAGAGCTTCACACATGTGTGGCTTCTGAACAAACACCAGCAGATCCACGCCAGGGAGCGCCCGTACCCCTGTGCAGAGTGTGGAAAGAGTTTCACGCAGCTCCAGATCCTCAACAGGCACCTGCTGACTCACAACGGCCGGCGACCTTTCCAGTGCTCAGCCTGTGAAAAGAGCTTCACCCAGCTGGCTAGTCTCACACGCCACGAAAGAATCCACACAGGTGAGAGACCGTATGTCTGCAGTACATGCGACAAGACATTCCTCACAAACGGAGAGCTTATAAGACACCAGCGAACCCACAGCAACCTTCGACCCTTCAGCTGTCCCCAGTGCACAAAGAGCTTCAAAACTAAACGTTCTCAAATCGAACACCTCAACAGCCACACAGGCGAACGTCCATTTGCGTGCATGCACTGTGGAAAGAGGTTCACCAAGTCAACTTCACTCATACGGCATAATCTTACCCACACAGGGGAGCGACCTCACGGCTGCTCACAATGCGGCAAAGCCTTCATCACATCGGGTGAGCTGCTCCTTCACAAACGGACCCACACAGGAGAACGTCCATATCCATGTTCCTACTGCGAGAAGAGGTTTAGATGCTCCTCTGACCTCAACATGCACATTCGAACACACACTGGGGAGAAGCCGCACCACTGTGTGCTTTGCAAGAAGGGCTTCTCTACATCCACTCGGCTGAAGagacacatgcatacgcacgtgGAGAAGGACATAGTTGTGGAATCATTAAGTCTCTGA
- the LOC121634901 gene encoding zinc finger protein 2 homolog isoform X3, giving the protein MWQVAQRRDVLDYEKLDEFVTLVTGTVPDLLSPKQRGKLLLRLRAKIILELCKSEETANMLCVQPHLERIHPPGYSGSGDAEVDAEEAIFVELTQTLLKDPAERKHFYQEVFPVEYGLSYDTDMQLLVWEFLSKLEKLLPVPDLGQTVSWLTSAPSVLKDCLQALSNPDDLRSLLQHHKSLESLSSQSTTVEMSTQVFACSECPFFHMQESFLLQHIEHSHPEQYSKLQKAAEAAETLKKKLQRPKFPQPFPIHDRPDPHMCQDCGKTFTRASDVTRHQRTHTGERPYTCEECMKGFKNSWDLTRHQRIHTGERPFLCSQCGKRFTQMGLLKLHFQRTACGQTCNPPLDLTTEVVVAEETSAKATGLYKCQKCDESFSSILERLRHRQRHVVRRQYKCSLCEKIYSRASDLKRHQMKHTGERPFACECGKSFTHVWLLNKHQQIHARERPYPCAECGKSFTQLQILNRHLLTHNGRRPFQCSACEKSFTQLASLTRHERIHTGERPYVCSTCDKTFLTNGELIRHQRTHSNLRPFSCPQCTKSFKTKRSQIEHLNSHTGERPFACMHCGKRFTKSTSLIRHNLTHTGERPHGCSQCGKAFITSGELLLHKRTHTGERPYPCSYCEKRFRCSSDLNMHIRTHTGEKPHHCVLCKKGFSTSTRLKRHMHTHVEKDIVVESLSL; this is encoded by the exons ATGTGGCAGGTGGCTCAGCGGAGAGACGTTCTCGATTATGAAAAACTTGATGAGTTTGTGACACTGGTGACAGGAactgtccctgacctgctcAGTCCAAAGCAACGAGGGAAACTGCTTCTCCGTCTGCGAGCCAAG ATTATTCTTGAGTTGTGCAAAAGTGAGGAAACAGCCAACATGTTATGTGTACAGCCTCACCTAGAGCGAATTCACCCACCAGGATACTCAGGG AGTGGGGATGCAGAGGTGGATGCAGAGGAGGCCATTTTTGTGGAGTTAACCCAAACACTACTGAAAGATCCAGCAGAGAGGAAGCACTTTTACCAG GAGGTTTTCCCTGTAGAATACGGCCTCAGTTACGATACAGACATGCAGCTTCTTGTGTGGGAGTTTCTTTCCAAACTAGAAAAACTTCTGCCAGTGCCAGACCTCGGTCAG ACTGTTTCTTGGCTGACCTCTGCCCCATCTGTACTGAAGGACTGTTTGCAAGCTCTGTCCaatcctgatgacctgaggtCTCTTCTACAGCACCATAAAAGTCTTGAGTCTCTTAGTTCTCAAA GTACCACAGTGGAAATGTCCACTCAGGTCTTTGCCTGCTCCGAGTGTCCATTCTTCCACATGCAGGAAtccttcctgctgcagcacatcgAGCACAGTCACCCGGAGCAGTACAGCAAACTGCAGAAGGCTGCAGAAGCAGCCGAGACCCTCAAAAAGAAGCTCCAGCGTCCCAAATTCCCACAGCCCTTCCCCATCCACGATCGGCCTGACCCTCACATGTGCCAAGACTGCGGCAAAACATTCACACGCGCCTCAGATGTGACCCGTCACCAGCGCACCCACACGGGTGAGCGCCCATACACCTGTGAGGAATGTATGAAGGGCTTCAAGAACTCTTGGGATCTGACTAGACATCAGCGTATTCACACCGGGGAGCGCCCCTTCCTCTGCTCCCAGTGTGGGAAAAGGTTCACCCAGATGGGGTTGCTCAAGCTGCATTTCCAACGGACCGCCTGCGGCCAGACTTGCAACCCTCCACTAGACCTCACGACAGAGGTGGTGGTGGCAGAGGAGACATCGGCGAAAGCGACTGGTCTGTACAAATGCCAGAAATGTGACGAGAGCTTCAGCAGCATCCTGGAAAGACTGAGGCACAGGCAGAGGCACGTGGTAAGACGCCAGTACAAATGCTCTCTGTGTGAGAAGATCTACAGCCGAGCATCAGATCTCAAGAGACACCAGATGAAGCACACGGGTGAGCGGCCCTTTGCCTGTGAGTGCGGGAAGAGCTTCACACATGTGTGGCTTCTGAACAAACACCAGCAGATCCACGCCAGGGAGCGCCCGTACCCCTGTGCAGAGTGTGGAAAGAGTTTCACGCAGCTCCAGATCCTCAACAGGCACCTGCTGACTCACAACGGCCGGCGACCTTTCCAGTGCTCAGCCTGTGAAAAGAGCTTCACCCAGCTGGCTAGTCTCACACGCCACGAAAGAATCCACACAGGTGAGAGACCGTATGTCTGCAGTACATGCGACAAGACATTCCTCACAAACGGAGAGCTTATAAGACACCAGCGAACCCACAGCAACCTTCGACCCTTCAGCTGTCCCCAGTGCACAAAGAGCTTCAAAACTAAACGTTCTCAAATCGAACACCTCAACAGCCACACAGGCGAACGTCCATTTGCGTGCATGCACTGTGGAAAGAGGTTCACCAAGTCAACTTCACTCATACGGCATAATCTTACCCACACAGGGGAGCGACCTCACGGCTGCTCACAATGCGGCAAAGCCTTCATCACATCGGGTGAGCTGCTCCTTCACAAACGGACCCACACAGGAGAACGTCCATATCCATGTTCCTACTGCGAGAAGAGGTTTAGATGCTCCTCTGACCTCAACATGCACATTCGAACACACACTGGGGAGAAGCCGCACCACTGTGTGCTTTGCAAGAAGGGCTTCTCTACATCCACTCGGCTGAAGagacacatgcatacgcacgtgGAGAAGGACATAGTTGTGGAATCATTAAGTCTCTGA
- the si:ch211-214j24.10 gene encoding uncharacterized protein si:ch211-214j24.10 — translation MHIKTGTWEANNTVCQSDSLCDPAVLVSATNSEPHIRNRRLSPGSGNCGGGGGGCISGSDQPPRQLLPVGDLISPTHTLSFRREKERKGQHHKGRSLRRESQKGVGRVGERPQKVNQKDRWVEDSLSLLKPPPAFPVQDSPAKLQPAVSYASKVKAGAASGALEEDRPAIGVLLQNQWGLSFISEARPVTEGSSPRPPIDALPTDATHPADLQHEKVLTVQLPEETPVPASTSITPVARAEVEKGNGELLLSCRHLVEAFNYHSREWNITCTRQKKDPKRVLWYKDAQEHPA, via the exons ATGCATATCAAAACAG GTACATGGGAAGCCAACAACACTGTGTGTCAGTCAGATAGCCTGTGTGATCCAGCAGTCCTTGTGTCAGCCACCAACTCAGAGCCCCATATTCGTAACCGTCGCTTGTCTCCTGGTTCAGGCAactgtggaggtggtggaggaggctGTATATCTGGAAGTGACCAGCCTCCCCGTCAGCTTTTACCTGTGGGCGACCTTATCAGCCCCACACACACCCTCAGCTTCCGCAGGGAAAAGGAACGCAAAGGCCAGCATCACAAAGGCCGCAGTCTCCGAAGGGAGAGTCAGAAAGGGGTTGGTAGAGTCGGCGAGCGACCACAGAAAGTTAACCAAAAGGACAGGTGGGTGGAGGACAGTCTGTCATTGCTCAAGCCACCACCTGCATTCCCGGTGCAGGACAGTCCAGCCAAGCTGCAGCCCGCCGTTAGTTACGCTTCCAAGGTGAAGGCGGGAGCAGCAAGCGGAGCCCTGGAGGAGGACCGCCCTGCCATCGGTGTGCTGCTACAAAACCAGTGGGGTCtgagttttatcagtgaggcgAGGCCAGTCACAGAGGGCTCCAGCCCTCGCCCTCCCATAGATGCCCTCCCCACAGATGCTACACACCCAGCAGACCTACAGCATGAAAAAGTCCTGACAGTCCAACTCCCTGAAGAAACACCAGTTCCTGCTTCAACCTCCATCACCCCAGTCGCACGTGCAGAGGTGGAAAAGGGCAACGGAGAGCTGCTGCTTAGTTGTCGCCATCTAGTGGAGGCTTTCAACTATCATAGTAGAG AATGGAATATCACCTGTACCAGACAGAAGAAAG aTCCAAAAAGAGTTCTGTGGTACAAAGATGCCCAGGAGCACCCTGCCTAG
- the LOC121634451 gene encoding probable tRNA N6-adenosine threonylcarbamoyltransferase, producing the protein MTVVIGFEGSANKIGIGIIKDGEVLSNPRRTYITPPGQGFMPSETARHHRAVVLTVLKEALEEAGLTPADVDCVAYTKGPGMGAPLVTVAIVARTVAQLWGKPLLGVNHCIGHIEMGRLITKANNPTVLYVSGGNTQVIAYSEQRYRIFGETIDIAVGNCLDRFARVIKISNDPSPGYNIEQMAKKGSQYVELPYTVKGMDVSFSGILSFIEEAANKMLKSGQCTPEDLCFSLQETVFSMLVEITERAMAHCGSQEVLIVGGVGCNLRLQQMMGVMCEERGAKLFATDERFCIDNGAMIAQAGWEMFRSGQVTELEDSWITQRYRTDEVEVTWRD; encoded by the exons ATGACTGTTGTAATTGGATTTGAAGGCAGTGCCAATAAAATTGGCATTGGCATAATCAAGGATGGCGAAGTGCTTTCCAACCCAAGGCGGACCTATATTACACCTCCTGGTCAAG GGTTCATGCCAAGTGAGACGGCAAGACACCATCGTGCAGTCGTACTGACTGTCCTGAAGGAGGCGCTAGAGGAAGCAGGACTGACACCTGCAGATGTCGACTGTGTGGCGTACACCAAAG GTCCGGGTATGGGTGCTCCCTTGGTAACGGTAGCTATTGTAGCCCGCACAGTCGCACAGCTCTGGGGGAAACCGCTGCTCGGAGTCAACCACTGCATCGGACACATAGAGATGGGCAGGCTCATCACCAAGGCAAACAACCCCACTGTGTTATATGTAAGCGGGGGCAACACACAG GTTATCGCGTACTCAGAGCAGCGGTACAGAATTTTTGGGGAGACCATTGACATTGCAGTTGGTAACTGTTTGGACAGGTTTGCCAGAGTAATTaag ATTTCCAACGACCCCAGTCCTGGTTATAACATTGAACAGATGGCCAAAAA AGGGAGTCAGTATGTAGAACTGCCGTATACTGTAAAAGGAATGGACGTGTCATTTTCTgggattttatcatttattgaG GAAGCTGCTAATAAAATGCTGAAGTCTGGTCAGTGTACACCAGAAGACCTGTGTTTCTCACTTCAG GAAACAGTGTTCTCCATGCTGGTGGAGATCACCGAGAGAGCCATGGCTCACTGTGGCTCACAGGAGGTCCTTATTGTTGGGGGCGTTGGCT GTAACCTCCGTCTGCAGCAGATGATGGGGGTGATGTGTGAAGAGAGAGGAGCCAAGTTGTTTGCCACAGATGAAAG ATTCTGCATAGACAATGGAGCAATGATTGCTCAAGCGGGCTGGGAGATGTTCCGTTCTGGTCAGGTGACTGAGCTGGAAGACTCGTGGATTACACAAAG GTACAGAACAGATGAAGTGGAGGTGACGTGGAGAGACTGA